A window of the Penaeus monodon isolate SGIC_2016 chromosome 11, NSTDA_Pmon_1, whole genome shotgun sequence genome harbors these coding sequences:
- the LOC119578645 gene encoding 26S proteasome non-ATPase regulatory subunit 5-like isoform X2 — MVIKMEGNMNKVMSLLSELSLSDEPKKHLIELKTTLITLTAPRIKELPSNLNLNVLFDSFNSSDSEQVELTVDILTHLLPFVSPKEVVERFSEHLLRGLAHPHEKVRTLVLKEIQLCSDTDTGVLSVVSDAPLLLGIVSSLGDSSLGVVKVACNTLLTVCKQTEGIRAVFSSESVSTMQAVMAKSDSCRFNVYDMLVQVCLLGDLAMSTVSNSGLLDRLTAEVTTGDVLTQLNALELLTTLVVSRDGMALLHRAGVVAKLQYLLSLAENDPMAALLMPGLIKFFGNMGHTQPRRMVEEYGSVMVMILRLAAGTLDLGDPTFQLVAIETVVHIGSSPGGILALAKFKTEVDEVLDVIGTKMRTAPTDQRVRILEALAQLFTVEEDQSEEVVGTLELWWPGVAGVNLEKLMAVARQPFADLHCAALKVLKALAYLDWGQKLIRSEPGLVEYILNRATENESTGKVMKWEIVKTLVLSSTASSIFDEFQMEQLSKYYRQGVFYVETQVEVAMEGEN, encoded by the exons ATGGTTATAAAAATGGAAGGCAACATGAACAAGGTGATGAGTTTGCTGAGCGAATTATCCCTCTCAGACGAGCCAAAGAAACACTTGATTGAACTTAAGACAACACTCATAACACTCACAGCGCCGAGAATAAAGGAGTTACCGTCAAACCTAAATCTCAACGTCTTGTTTGACAGTTTTAACAGCTCAGACAG tgaGCAAGTAGAACTGACAGTGGACATACTTACTCACTTACTACCCTTTGTGAGTCCAAAAGAAGTTGTAGAACGATTTTCAGAGCATCTGTTGCGTGGCTTGGCTCATCCACATGAAAAAGTTCGAACTTTGGTACTCAAAGAG ATCCAGCTTTGTTCAGACACTGACACGGGCGTCTTGTCGGTTGTATCCGATGCTCCCCTCTTGTTGGGCATTGTGAGTAGCCTGGGAGACTCGTCCCTTGGAGTGGTCAAAGTTGCCTGCAATACCCTACTGACTGTATGCAAGCAGACAGAAGGAATTAGGGCAGTGTTTTCAAGCGAATCTGTGTCCACTATGCAAGCAGTCATGGCAAAATCAGATTCATGCAGGTTTAATGTGTATGAT ATGTTGGTTCAAGTGTGCTTGTTGGGAGACTTGGCAATGAGCACAGTCTCTAACTCAGGGCTCCTAGACCGCCTGACAGCTGAGGTAACAACAGGAGATGTGTTGACACAACTGAACGCGCTGGAACTCCTCACCACCCTGGTTGTGTCAAGGGATGGCATGGCCCTCTTGCATCGTGCCGGGGTTGTCGCCAAGCTACAATATCTCCTCTCCTTGGCCGAGAATGATCCAATGGCTGCTCTGCTCATGCCTG GTTTGATCAAGTTCTTTGGGAATATGGGACACACCCAGCCCCGCAGGATGGTTGAAGAGTATGGGTCTGTCATGGTGATGATTCTCCGACTCGCAGCTGGAACACTGGACCTTGGAGACCCCACATTTCAGCTGGTGGCCATCGAGACAGTGGTGCACATTGGCAGTTCTCCAGGAGGGATACTTGCTCTGGCAAAGTTCA AGACTGAAGTGGACGAGGTACTAGATGTCATTGGGACCAAGATGCGTACAGCTCCTACAGATCAGCGAGTTAGGATACTAGAAGCACTGGCACAACTCTTCACTGTGGAG GAGGATCAGTCAGAGGAAGTGGTGGGTACGTTGGAGCTGTGGTGGCCAGGTGTGGCGGGAGTCAACTTGGAGAAACTGATGGCAGTGGCACGGCAGCCGTTTGCCGACCTACACTGTGCAGCTCTTAAGGTCCTCAAGGCTTTGGCTTACCTGGACTGGGGGCAGAAACTCATTCGTTCAGAACCAG gacttgtgGAGTACATCTTGAACCGAGCAACAGAAAATGAGAGCACAGGCAAGGTAATGAAGTGGGAGATAGTCAAGACTCTTGTTCTCTCCAGCACGGCCTCCTCCATCTTCGATGAGTTCCAGATGGAACAACTTAGTAAGTATTATCGCCAGGGAGTGTTCTACGTGGAGACGCAAGTGGAGGTGGCCATGGAAGGGGAGAACTGA
- the LOC119578645 gene encoding 26S proteasome non-ATPase regulatory subunit 5-like isoform X1 translates to MVIKMEGNMNKVMSLLSELSLSDEPKKHLIELKTTLITLTAPRIKELPSNLNLNVLFDSFNSSDSEQVELTVDILTHLLPFVSPKEVVERFSEHLLRGLAHPHEKVRTLVLKEIQLCSDTDTGVLSVVSDAPLLLGIVSSLGDSSLGVVKVACNTLLTVCKQTEGIRAVFSSESVSTMQAVMAKSDSCRFNVYDMLVQVCLLGDLAMSTVSNSGLLDRLTAEVTTGDVLTQLNALELLTTLVVSRDGMALLHRAGVVAKLQYLLSLAENDPMAALLMPGLIKFFGNMGHTQPRRMVEEYGSVMVMILRLAAGTLDLGDPTFQLVAIETVVHIGSSPGGILALAKFKTEVDEVLDVIGTKMRTAPTDQRVRILEALAQLFTVEQEDQSEEVVGTLELWWPGVAGVNLEKLMAVARQPFADLHCAALKVLKALAYLDWGQKLIRSEPGLVEYILNRATENESTGKVMKWEIVKTLVLSSTASSIFDEFQMEQLSKYYRQGVFYVETQVEVAMEGEN, encoded by the exons ATGGTTATAAAAATGGAAGGCAACATGAACAAGGTGATGAGTTTGCTGAGCGAATTATCCCTCTCAGACGAGCCAAAGAAACACTTGATTGAACTTAAGACAACACTCATAACACTCACAGCGCCGAGAATAAAGGAGTTACCGTCAAACCTAAATCTCAACGTCTTGTTTGACAGTTTTAACAGCTCAGACAG tgaGCAAGTAGAACTGACAGTGGACATACTTACTCACTTACTACCCTTTGTGAGTCCAAAAGAAGTTGTAGAACGATTTTCAGAGCATCTGTTGCGTGGCTTGGCTCATCCACATGAAAAAGTTCGAACTTTGGTACTCAAAGAG ATCCAGCTTTGTTCAGACACTGACACGGGCGTCTTGTCGGTTGTATCCGATGCTCCCCTCTTGTTGGGCATTGTGAGTAGCCTGGGAGACTCGTCCCTTGGAGTGGTCAAAGTTGCCTGCAATACCCTACTGACTGTATGCAAGCAGACAGAAGGAATTAGGGCAGTGTTTTCAAGCGAATCTGTGTCCACTATGCAAGCAGTCATGGCAAAATCAGATTCATGCAGGTTTAATGTGTATGAT ATGTTGGTTCAAGTGTGCTTGTTGGGAGACTTGGCAATGAGCACAGTCTCTAACTCAGGGCTCCTAGACCGCCTGACAGCTGAGGTAACAACAGGAGATGTGTTGACACAACTGAACGCGCTGGAACTCCTCACCACCCTGGTTGTGTCAAGGGATGGCATGGCCCTCTTGCATCGTGCCGGGGTTGTCGCCAAGCTACAATATCTCCTCTCCTTGGCCGAGAATGATCCAATGGCTGCTCTGCTCATGCCTG GTTTGATCAAGTTCTTTGGGAATATGGGACACACCCAGCCCCGCAGGATGGTTGAAGAGTATGGGTCTGTCATGGTGATGATTCTCCGACTCGCAGCTGGAACACTGGACCTTGGAGACCCCACATTTCAGCTGGTGGCCATCGAGACAGTGGTGCACATTGGCAGTTCTCCAGGAGGGATACTTGCTCTGGCAAAGTTCA AGACTGAAGTGGACGAGGTACTAGATGTCATTGGGACCAAGATGCGTACAGCTCCTACAGATCAGCGAGTTAGGATACTAGAAGCACTGGCACAACTCTTCACTGTGGAG CAGGAGGATCAGTCAGAGGAAGTGGTGGGTACGTTGGAGCTGTGGTGGCCAGGTGTGGCGGGAGTCAACTTGGAGAAACTGATGGCAGTGGCACGGCAGCCGTTTGCCGACCTACACTGTGCAGCTCTTAAGGTCCTCAAGGCTTTGGCTTACCTGGACTGGGGGCAGAAACTCATTCGTTCAGAACCAG gacttgtgGAGTACATCTTGAACCGAGCAACAGAAAATGAGAGCACAGGCAAGGTAATGAAGTGGGAGATAGTCAAGACTCTTGTTCTCTCCAGCACGGCCTCCTCCATCTTCGATGAGTTCCAGATGGAACAACTTAGTAAGTATTATCGCCAGGGAGTGTTCTACGTGGAGACGCAAGTGGAGGTGGCCATGGAAGGGGAGAACTGA